Proteins encoded by one window of Sardina pilchardus chromosome 7, fSarPil1.1, whole genome shotgun sequence:
- the slc52a3 gene encoding solute carrier family 52, riboflavin transporter, member 3-A, whose translation MPLWVHALACAFGLGSWVAVNGLWVELPLIVTVLPEGWDLPSYLTVIIQLANLGPLLVTLAHRLCPGRVRETPVVSGVLALGVLSCVLLAALWRRTSWVLGQERSTAFFVLTFFLALVDCTSSVTFLPFMMQLPAKYVTSYFIGEGLSGFVPGLVALAQGVGMARCVNVSQSSANGSAPEFTTQTEYLAPNFSTEVFFGFLALMTAVSLAAFTALNRVPRTYQLSTENLVPPENDSVPSVCSGVDAKGSGGAEERGQSRPLLAKARSASQLAFIYGMVVWVNSATNGLLPSVQTYSCMPYGNLAYHLSAALASVANPVACVIAMFRPKRSLVFLGVLCFLGSAFGGYNMAMAAMSPCPLLQGTALGEAIIVMSWVLFTGLLSYVKVMVGVILRDESHSALVWCGAAAQAGSLLGSVTMFPLVNVYRFFQAGDVCSTICPS comes from the exons ATGCCGCTGTGGGTGCACGCGCTGGCCTGTGCCTTCGGGCTGGGCTCGTGGGTGGCGGTCAACGGCCTGTGGGTGGAGCTCCCGCTGATCGTGACGGTGCTGCCCGAGGGCTGGGACCTGCCGTCCTACCTGACGGTCATCATCCAGCTGGCCAACCTGGGCCCGCTGCTGGTGACGCTGGCGCACCGCCTGTGCCCGGGCCGCGTGCGGGAGACGCCGGTGGTGTCGGGCGTGCTGGCGCTGGGCGTGCTGTCCTGCGTGCTCCTGGCCGCCCTGTGGCGCCGCACCTCCTGGGTGCTCGGGCAGGAGCGCAGCACGGCCTTCTTCGTCCTCACCTTCTTCCTGGCCCTGGTGGACTGCACCTCCTCCGTCACCTTCCTGCCCTTCATGATGCAGCTTCCTGCCAAGTACGTCACGTCCTACTTCATCGGCGAGGGCCTGAGCGGGTTCGTGCCGGGCCTGGTGGCGTTGGCGCAGGGCGTGGGCATGGCGCGGTGCGTCAACGTCTCCCAGTCGTCCGCCAACGGCAGCGCGCCGGAGTTCACCACGCAGACCGAGTACCTGGCGCCCAACTTCTCCACGGAGGTGTTCTTCGGCTTCCTGGCGCTCATGACGGCGGTCAGCCTGGCCGCGTTCACCGCGCTGAACCGAGTCCCGCGCACCTACCAGCTGTCCACCGAGAACCTGGTGCCGCCGGAGAACGACTCGGTTCCGTCCGTGTGTTCCGGAGTGGACGCCAAGGGTTCCGGCGGCGCCGAGGAGCGCGGTCAGAGTCGCCCCCTGCTGGCTAAAGCCCGCAGCGCGTCCCAGCTGGCCTTCATCTACGGCATGGTGGTGTGGGTGAACAGCGCCACCAACGGGCTGCTGCCGTCGGTGCAGACCTACTCCTGCATGCCCTACGGGAACCTGGCGTACCACCTGTCCGCCGCCCTCGCCTCCGTGGCCAATCCCGTCGCCTGCGTCATCGCCATGTTCCGTCCCAAACG gtcGCTGGTGTTTTTAGGGGTGCTGTGTTTCCTGGGCTCTGCGTTTGGGGGGTACAACATGGCCATGGCTGCCATGAGCCCCTGCCCACTGCTACAGGGCACAGCATTAGGGGAGGCCATCATT GTGATGTCCTGGGTGCTGTTCACGGGCCTGCTGTCCTATGTGAAGGTGATGGTGGGGGTGATCCTGCGAGACGAGAGCCACAGCGCCCTCGTGTGGTGTGGAGCGGCAGCGCAGGCCGGCTCCCTGCTGGGCTCGGTCACCATGTTCCCGCTGGTCAACGTCTACCGCTTCTTCCAGGCCGGGGACGTCTGCAGCACCATCTGTCCCTCCTGA